From Lytechinus pictus isolate F3 Inbred chromosome 6, Lp3.0, whole genome shotgun sequence, the proteins below share one genomic window:
- the LOC129262896 gene encoding uncharacterized protein LOC129262896 has product MSAPYTRLQENNFHHGMRSPYASYPGVYTQAVRPVVSNISVIGVQYNGPPCKDYLGLAIFVLVFFPPIGLVAILKSRQVRDRASVGDIIGAQRASGTTRRLCYVGLAIGFFLWIAFLTAAMIIFSQTEKIAFGEVSHPIPETRHFNFTLLTRPR; this is encoded by the exons ATGTCTGCCC CATACACAAGGCTTCAAGAGAACAACTTCCATCATGGTATGCGGTCACCTTATGCTTCGTACCCTGGAGTATATACCCAAGCT gTACGGCCAGTGGTTTCTAATATCTCTGTCATAGGGGTACAGTACAATGGTCCTCCGTGCAAGGACTATCTTGGTCTAGCCATCTTCGTCTTGGTCTTCTTTCCTCCCATTGGACTTGTCGCTATCCTCAAGTCCAGACAG GTTCGTGATCGTGCATCGGTAGGTGACATCATCGGTGCCCAGCGGGCCTCGGGTACGACCCGGCGCCTCTGTTACGTGGGTCTCGCGATCGGATTCTTCCTCTGGATCGCATTCTTGACCGCCGCCATGATCATATTCTCGCAGACCGAAAAGATAGCATTCGGCGAGGTCTCGCATCCGATTCCCGAGACGCGGCACTTCAATTTCACCCTCCTCACACGCCCCCGATAG
- the LOC129263748 gene encoding NADH dehydrogenase [ubiquinone] 1 alpha subcomplex subunit 11-like, with product MDPKIKEMIRPKFDSLNGNDTAIRTLEITFFSSIAGAGASALSLAISPKGLAESALRTASLTATCAAVGAIFATTTGATASFRGKDTPLNYFIGGCTSGLFLGARMQSMGVGSGACAAFGSLGAFYKYWKINEWGPFIPPPKY from the exons ATGGATccgaaaataaaagaaatgattcGTCCGAAATTTGATTCACTGAATGGTAACGATACGGCCATCCGGACCCTTGAGATCACGTTTTTCTCGTCCATTGCAG GTGCTGGTGCCAGTGCTCTATCATTGGCCATCAGCCCCAAGGGCTTGGCCGAATCAGCGCTCAGGACTGCCTCACTCACAGCTACATGTG CTGCTGTAGGTGCCATCTTTGCCACGACGACAGGTGCCACTGCGTCATTCAGAGGAAAGGACACGCCCCTCAATTATTTCATTGGTGGATGTACATCAGGCCTCTTCTTAGGAGCTAGGA TGCAAAGTATGGGAGTCGGTTCCGGTGCATGTGCAGCCTTCGGAAGCTTAGGGGCCTTCTACAAATACTGGAAAATCAACGAGTGGGGACCCTTTATTCCACCAccaaaatattaa